One Leishmania major strain Friedlin complete genome, chromosome 29 DNA segment encodes these proteins:
- a CDS encoding putative ribosomal protein L1a (previous protein_id=AAZ09563.1), which yields MSARPSVSVYSASSDSVVGTCPLPAVFTAPIRSDIVKFVHTNMAKNSRQAYAVNRLSGMNHSAHSWGTGRAVARIPRISGGGTSTSGAGAFGNMCRGGRMFAPTKIFRRWHRKINLHQKRFAVVSALAASSVPSLVMSRGHQIGNVPEVPLVVEDSIQGYEKTKEAMAFLKAIAAIDDVNRVNDSREIRAGRGKMRNRRYVARRGPMLVMPNNKGTRAFRNIFGLDLANVSALNLLHLAPGGHVGRFVIWTQSAFEQLDKIFGTFTEASAVKKGFTLPAPMLTNTDVTRIMQSEEVRRVLKPKKLQAKKASRFQTPTNGMKNRRLRLRLNPYVKRETAAAKGMRNVANRDARRKAKLARVTKAKKAATKSAKQ from the coding sequence ATGTCTGCCCGCCCGTCTGTGAGCGTGTACTCGGCGTCGTCCGACTCCGTTGTCGGGACGTGCCCGCTGCCGGCCGTGTTCACTGCGCCGATCCGCAGCGACATCGTGAAGTTCGTGCACACGAACATGGCGAAGAACTCGCGCCAGGCGTACGCGGTGAACCGCCTGTCCGGCATGAACCACTCGGCGCACTCGTGGGGCACCGGCCGCGCCGTTGCGCGTATTCcgcgcatcagcggcggtggaacGAGCACGTCCGGCGCCGGTGCGTTCGGCAACATGTGCCGTGGTGGCCGCATGTTCGCGCCGACGAAGATCTTCCGCCGCTGGCACCGCAAGATCAACCTGCACCAGAAGCGCTTCGCTGTGGTGTCTGCGCTCGCCGCGTCGTCTGTGCCGTCGCTGGTGATGTCGCGCGGCCACCAGATCGGCAACGTGCCGgaggtgccgctggtggtggaggaCTCGATCCAGGGCTACGAGAAGACGAAGGAGGCTATGGCGTTCCTGAAGGCGATCGCTGCGATCGACGACGTGAACCGCGTGAACGACTCGCGCGAGATCCGTGCTGGCCGCGGCAAGATGCGCAACCGCCGCTACGTGGCGCGCCGCGGTCCGATGCTGGTGATGCCGAACAACAAGGGCACGCGCGCGTTCCGCAACATCTTCGGGCTGGACCTGGCGAATGTGAGCGCGCTGAACCTGCTGCACCTGGCGCCCGGTGGCCACGTTGGCCGCTTCGTGATCTGGACGCAGTCTGCGTTCGAGCAGCTGGACAAGATCTTTGGCACGTTCACGGAGGCGTCCGCTGTGAAGAAGGGCTtcacgctgccggcgccgatgcTGACGAACACGGACGTGACGCGCATCATGCagtcggaggaggtgcgccgcgtgctgaAGCCGAAGAAGCTgcaggcgaagaaggcgagcCGCTTCCAGACGCCGACGAACGGCATGAAGaaccgccgcctgcgcctgcgcctgaACCCGTACGTGAAGCGCGAGACGGCCGCTGCGAAGGGCATGCGCAACGTTGCCAACCGCGATGCGCGCCGCAAGGCGAAGCTGGCGCGCGTGacgaaggcgaagaaggcggcgacCAAGTCGGCGAAGCAGtaa
- a CDS encoding conserved hypothetical protein (previous protein_id=AAZ09562.1) → MHEPRAPNAHTRAASPPPASPHPLPLLPGVFTAQQAEESVELIQRELSRLLRACEYREQHPYDVFNGRGDSSRGAATPRSTGSSNGTSSRFASALASHRRDPTAPLLSDADPLLQLAQSTSAFSFPLDPHRSDAAEAAFFSVAGAGAAANAAPSVTNLSGASFSAFERRRIAHLLGRVALEIAAVWTYVRRSEPLCGTSPGDPTAPVSSVRTTRRTARLSSDRSTAAPAASPLAPASLNADGGDGRAAMTVNVTGEEPGVPTPTVLQSAVLGETAEERQDACDGDPAPQITALSALIEAAAAIQRALKMAGGGGGGDHVASAESAGAAAARSVSANTLLGAAQAASLTFSSFPFDGVRAPIQEAAGVGAGKQSRRSSAGVDTSSAVAGVSQAPPSALTGGRTSAREAAEQHSGEGESNPLAMPNATVVRQAPSGGSPVKRGSTASSSIPSYLRAYVFEEGADDCADEMDNFGEGNGVSGNKGARAVLANADKSVSRSISAGSANACSLSRASELPATSHDDGYRTRPSSARSAVEHPARASHLSPAATVTRPSLLGSAGVSLTAPTHAGGSGGAATSVAALVDADPVSHCSSLRIQRALSALSLQSASLASSPLREPQLSTQQSQVCSGGSASSHPNASVSQRSPDSAEMSSAAAAAYLRSTSLFRRPHRLEVPVSRTQSLRRATSISSPMSVEGISLGSAPGAVYYNGTPAMASGACGNSFAASSHMTKSNSGLQLSSGGVGVLGASPGFNSFFPVAMGASATVDSPHSSVAGLHFKRVISLDSEGELWPQGWLADSLEMSPQKVTPLLGRPSASAMEATLSSSPLSQDAGLATATGSHSARHGALKSPSEGQSGGVIPVATSLSGHRSSALPPGRTELPRSRNALSRRGTPKPAVSSASTVTVPSAVLGSSSSQQRPVALLSPVHFSSSPQRRTHRSVAGPTVFAPAPGTAGGGLAADGLTPCLYHVEDEILKEFLRCVHDLTRTSLTDAEFDSLKLCYFLPGVSLVTSTGTARPPSSSPPPTALPLPLFEGGELVPLHRSSLDVFCSLIRERLVAVCRSLRISTAPYLALL, encoded by the coding sequence ATGCATGAACCTCGAGCGCCcaacgcgcacacccgcgccgcatcgccgccccCGGCGAGTCCTCAtccccttcctcttctgcCAGGCGTCTTTACCGCCcagcaggcggaggagagtgTGGAGCTCATTCAGCGGGAGCTCTCGCGACTTTTGCGGGCGTGCGAGTACAGGGAGCAGCACCCTTACGACGTCTTCAACGGGAGAGGGGAtagcagccgcggcgcagcaacgccgcgcagtaccggcagcagcaacggcacctCTTCGCGGTTCGCGTCGGCGTTGGCATCGCATAGACGTGACCCAACGGCGCCCTTGCTGTCGGATGCAGACCCGTTGCTCCAGCTGGCCCAGTCCACCAGTGCTTTCTCTTTCCCACTCGACCCTCATcgcagcgatgccgccgaAGCAGCGTTCTTCTCGGTTGCCGGGGCTGGTGCAGCGGCTAACGCCGCACCCTCGGTGACGAATCTCAGCGGCGCTTCTTTCTCCGCCTTCGAAAGGCGGCGCATTGCACATCTCCTGGGTCGTGTGGCGCTAGAGATCGCCGCTGTCTGGACGTACGTCCGTCGAAGCGAGCCGCTGTGCGGGACCTCACCAGGGGACCCCACCGCGCCAGTTTCGTCTGTCCGAACAACACGCAGGACAGCGCGGCTGTCGAGTGACCGCAGCACGGCCGCCccggcagcatcgccgtTAGCTCCGGCGTCTTTGAACGCTGACGGCGGTGATGGGCGTGCCGCAATGACAGTCAACGTCACAGGCGAGGAGCCTGGAGTCCCGACACCTacggtgctgcagagcgctGTGTTGGGTGAGACAGCCGAGGAGCGGCAAGACGCATGTGACGGCGATCCTGCACCGCAGATTACAGCCCTGAGTGCACTGAttgaggctgctgctgctatcCAACGCGCTCTCAAGATggcaggtggcggcggcgggggtgATCACGTTGCCTCAGCAGAAAgtgccggtgcagcagcagcacgcagtGTGAGCGCGAACACGCTTCTGGGGGCTGCTCAAGCAGCATCGCTAACATTCAGCAGTTTTCCTTTTGACGGCGTCAGAGCGCCCATTCAGGAAGCTGCGGGCGTCGGTGCTGGTAAGCAGTCtcgccgcagctccgccggcgTCGATACGTCCTCTGCTGTCGCGGGGGTATCGCAAGCCCCGCCGTCAGCCCTCACCGGAGGTCGGACCTCCGCAAGAGAGGCTGCTGAGCAGCACAGCGGAGAAGGCGAGTCGAACCCGCTCGCAATGCCTAACGCTACCGTTGTGCGCCAGGCACCCAGCGGTGGCAGCCCAGTGAAGCGGGGTAGCACTGCATCATCTTCTATTCCTTCCTACCTGCGCGCCTATGTATTCGAGGAGGGTGCTGACGACTGTGCTGACGAGATGGACAACTTCGGTGAGGGGAACGGCGTTAGTGGAAACAAAGGGGCCagggcggtgctggcgaaTGCAGACAAGAGCGTGTCTCGTTCCATCAGCGCAGGTAGTGCCAATGCGTGCTCCCTTTCGCGAGCCAGTGAACTGCCTGCCACCTCGCACGACGACGGCTATAGGACACGGCCGTCCTCAGCTCGCTCTGCCGTGGAGCACCCTGCCCGAGCAAGCCACCTCAGTCCCGCGGCGACCGTCACCAGGCCAAGCTTACTGGGCTCAGCAGGTGTCTCTCTCACGGCACCGACACACGCCGGTGGCAGTGGAGGCGCGGCCACTAGCGTGGCCGCTCTCGTGGACGCCGATCCAGTCTCCCACTGCTCGTCGCTGCGCATTCAACGCGCCCTCTCGGCCTTGTCGCTGCAGTCCGCCTCCCTCGCgagctcgccgctgcgggagCCTCAGCTCAGCACGCAGCAATCGCAGGTGTGCAGTGGTGGGAGTGCAAGCAGCCATCCGAACGCAAGCGTATCGCAACGGTCACCAGACTCGGCGGAGATGtcgtcggctgcggcggccgcctaCTTGCGCAGCACGAGCCTGTTTCGTCGACCACACCGGCTAGAAGTCCCGGTGAGCCGGACGCAGTCACTGCGCCGTGCGACGTCGATTTCGTCTCCGATGTCGGTGGAAGGGATCAGTCTCGGGTCTGCCCCTGGGGCGGTGTACTACAACGGCACGCCGGCGATGGCCTCCGGCGCGTGTGGCAACTCCTTCGCTGCATCGTCTCACATGACGAAGAGCAATAGTGGTCtgcagctcagcagcggcggcgttggcgtcTTAGGAGCGTCGCCGGGCTTTAACAGCTTTTTTCCAGTGGCGATGGGTGCCAGCGCCACTGTGGACTCCCCACACTCGTCGGTTGCAGGGTTGCATTTCAAGCGGGTCATCTCGCTGGACTCCGAGGGTGAGTTGTGGCCGCAGGGCTGGCTTGCCGACTCCTTGGAGATGAGTCCGCAAAAGGTGACGCCTCTTCTGGGGCGACCATCGGCGTCCGCCATGGAGGCGACTCTCTCCTCATCCCCGCTGTCGCAAGACGCGGGACTGGCGACCGCCACAGGAAGCCACAGCGCTCGTCACGGCGCTTTGAAGTCCCCATCGGAGGGCCAGTCTGGGGGAGTGATACCTGTCGCCACATCTTTGTCGGGCCAccgcagctccgcgctgccgccagggAGGACGGAGCTCCCGCGCAGCCGCAATGCGCtaagccgccgcggcacacCGAAACCCGCTGTTTCAAGTGCGTCaacggtgacggtgccgtCTGCCGTGCTCGGCAGCTCGTCCTCTCAGCAGCGTCCAGTCGCTCTCTTGTCCCCCGTGCACTTCAGCTCGTCTCCTCAAAGACGCACTCACCGCTCTGTTGCAGGGCCGACAGTCTTCGCGCCGGCACCGggcaccgctggcggtggcttAGCAGCTGACGGGCTCACGCCGTGCTTGTACCACGTAGAAGATGAGATCCTCAAAGAATTCctgcgctgcgtgcacgATCTCACACGGACCAGCCTCACCGACGCCGAGTTCGACTCCCTTAAACTCTGTTACTTCCTCCCTGGTGTGTCGCTGGTGACATCGACGGGCACAGCTCGGCCAccgtcgtcttcgccgccgcccactgCACTGCCGTTGCCTCTGTTCGAGGGGGGTGAGCTGGTGCCtctgcaccgcagcagccttgATGTGTTTTGTTCTCTTATTCGAGAGCGAttggtggcggtgtgccgcAGTCTCCGCATTTCTACCGCCCCTTACTTGGCATTGCTGTAA
- a CDS encoding putative ribosomal protein L1a (previous protein_id=AAZ09565.1) has protein sequence MSARPSVSVYSASSDSVVGTCPLPAVFTAPIRSDIVKFVHTNMAKNSRQAYAVNRLSGMNHSAHSWGTGRAVARIPRISGGGTSTSGAGAFGNMCRGGRMFAPTKIFRRWHRKINLHQKRFAVVSALAASSVPSLVMSRGHQIGNVPEVPLVVEDSIQGYEKTKEAMAFLKAIAAIDDVNRVNDSREIRAGRGKMRNRRYVARRGPMLVMPNNKGTRAFRNIFGLDLANVSALNLLHLAPGGHVGRFVIWTQSAFEQLDKIFGTFTEASAVKKGFTLPAPMLTNTDVTRIMQSEEVRRVLKPKKLQAKKASRFQTPTNGMKNRRLRLRLNPYVKRETAAAKGMRNVANRDARRKAKLARVTKAKKAATKSAKQ, from the coding sequence ATGTCTGCCCGCCCGTCTGTGAGCGTGTACTCGGCGTCGTCCGACTCCGTTGTCGGGACGTGCCCGCTGCCGGCCGTGTTCACTGCGCCGATCCGCAGCGACATCGTGAAGTTCGTGCACACGAACATGGCGAAGAACTCGCGCCAGGCGTACGCGGTGAACCGCCTGTCCGGCATGAACCACTCGGCGCACTCGTGGGGCACCGGCCGCGCCGTTGCGCGTATTCcgcgcatcagcggcggtggaacGAGCACGTCCGGCGCCGGTGCGTTCGGCAACATGTGCCGTGGTGGCCGCATGTTCGCGCCGACGAAGATCTTCCGCCGCTGGCACCGCAAGATCAACCTGCACCAGAAGCGCTTCGCTGTGGTGTCTGCGCTCGCCGCGTCGTCTGTGCCGTCGCTGGTGATGTCGCGCGGCCACCAGATCGGCAACGTGCCGgaggtgccgctggtggtggaggaCTCGATCCAGGGCTACGAGAAGACGAAGGAGGCTATGGCGTTCCTGAAGGCGATCGCTGCGATCGACGACGTGAACCGCGTGAACGACTCGCGCGAGATCCGTGCTGGCCGCGGCAAGATGCGCAACCGCCGCTACGTGGCGCGCCGCGGTCCGATGCTGGTGATGCCGAACAACAAGGGCACGCGCGCGTTCCGCAACATCTTCGGGCTGGACCTGGCGAATGTGAGCGCGCTGAACCTGCTGCACCTGGCGCCCGGTGGCCACGTTGGCCGCTTCGTGATCTGGACGCAGTCTGCGTTCGAGCAGCTGGACAAGATCTTTGGCACGTTCACGGAGGCGTCCGCTGTGAAGAAGGGCTtcacgctgccggcgccgatgcTGACGAACACGGACGTGACGCGCATCATGCagtcggaggaggtgcgccgcgtgctgaAGCCGAAGAAGCTgcaggcgaagaaggcgagcCGCTTCCAGACGCCGACGAACGGCATGAAGaaccgccgcctgcgcctgcgcctgaACCCGTACGTGAAGCGCGAGACGGCCGCTGC